One uncultured Alphaproteobacteria bacterium genomic region harbors:
- a CDS encoding putative metal-dependent hydrolase (Evidence 3 : Function proposed based on presence of conserved amino acid motif, structural feature or limited homology): MAGSLNPFRRRAALPEVWRIDGTDWPIVLARRAGTRRVTLRLCPLTDCLRISAPARTALADIRAILDHHAAALAAQAAKLPPRVDFAAGARIPFRGRTLRLVRADGFRNVWSEDAEGPVLAVGGRPEHFARRVRDALLKAAEAELKTETAAAVARLTGIPARPLAAVRLGDTRGRWGSCAADGTLRFSWRVILAPPEILRYLVAHEVAHLAEMNHSPKFWQVVARLLPEAAAARVWLHRHGAALHRIGPPR; encoded by the coding sequence ATGGCCGGATCTCTGAACCCGTTCCGCCGCCGCGCCGCGCTGCCCGAGGTTTGGCGTATCGACGGAACCGACTGGCCGATCGTCCTCGCCCGCCGCGCCGGAACCCGCCGCGTCACCCTGCGCCTCTGCCCGCTCACCGACTGCCTGCGCATCTCCGCCCCGGCGCGCACCGCCCTCGCCGACATCCGCGCGATTCTCGACCACCACGCCGCCGCGCTCGCCGCGCAGGCCGCGAAACTGCCGCCCCGCGTCGACTTCGCCGCGGGCGCGCGGATTCCGTTTCGCGGCCGAACCCTTCGCCTCGTCCGCGCCGACGGCTTCCGCAACGTCTGGAGCGAGGACGCCGAAGGCCCGGTTCTCGCGGTCGGCGGCCGCCCCGAGCACTTCGCCCGCCGCGTCCGCGACGCGTTGCTCAAAGCCGCCGAGGCCGAACTCAAAACCGAAACCGCCGCCGCCGTCGCCCGCCTGACCGGCATCCCCGCCCGCCCGCTTGCCGCCGTCCGGCTCGGCGACACCCGCGGCCGCTGGGGCTCCTGCGCCGCCGACGGCACCCTGCGGTTTTCCTGGCGCGTCATCCTCGCGCCGCCCGAAATCCTCCGCTATCTCGTCGCCCACGAGGTCGCCCACCTCGCCGAAATGAACCACTCCCCCAAATTCTGGCAGGTCGTCGCGCGCCTCCTCCCCGAGGCCGCCGCCGCCCGCGTCTGGCTCCACCGCCACGGCGCCGCCCTCCACCGCATCGGTCCGCCTCGCTGA
- a CDS encoding Putative membrane copper tolerance protein (modular protein) (Evidence 3 : Function proposed based on presence of conserved amino acid motif, structural feature or limited homology) gives MDSPAFLADALALGAAHCAALVEDHGGLLISLLLTGLLGSATHCVGMCGPLVLAQTGAVLEGIPASGMREWHRLKGGLLLPYHLGRATTYAALGALAAGLFGLVPDTRFAGVLGAALLVLAALGFVGYALPRLGLRLPLSADPAWAGLVERIAKPLFARPVGVRGYLLGVALGFIPCGLVYAALAAAASSGSTLAGFVGMLAFALGTMPALIGIGVAGGWAAARFRGAAGKFLPFLYLANAAFLLFLAYGLARPAFDAGIGGHFELSTAGGRTVTEADFRGKALVVYFGYTFCPDICPTSLIQIADGIDLLPEAERSKVAAIFVTVDPQRDTPETLAEYVGHFHPQLLGLSGTEAQIAQAARAYHVFYNRVEGQGAAEYLMDHTTLIYLMGPDGRYLRSFPHDVDPAVLAEALARATKDIP, from the coding sequence ATGGACAGCCCCGCGTTTCTCGCCGACGCCCTCGCGCTCGGCGCCGCCCACTGCGCCGCCCTGGTCGAAGATCACGGCGGCCTCCTGATCTCGCTGCTGCTCACCGGCCTGCTCGGCTCGGCGACCCATTGCGTCGGCATGTGCGGGCCGCTGGTGCTGGCGCAGACCGGCGCGGTGCTCGAAGGCATTCCCGCCTCGGGGATGCGCGAGTGGCACCGCCTCAAGGGCGGGCTGCTGCTGCCCTACCACCTCGGCCGCGCCACCACCTACGCCGCCCTCGGCGCGCTCGCCGCCGGACTGTTCGGGCTCGTGCCCGACACGCGATTCGCGGGCGTTCTCGGCGCCGCGCTGCTGGTGCTGGCGGCGCTCGGCTTCGTCGGCTACGCTCTGCCGCGCCTCGGCCTGCGCCTACCGCTCTCGGCCGACCCGGCCTGGGCGGGCCTCGTCGAGCGGATCGCCAAGCCGCTGTTCGCCCGGCCGGTCGGGGTGCGCGGCTATCTCCTCGGCGTCGCCCTCGGTTTCATTCCCTGCGGCCTCGTCTACGCCGCGCTCGCCGCCGCCGCGTCGAGCGGCAGCACCCTCGCGGGGTTCGTCGGCATGCTCGCGTTCGCGCTCGGCACCATGCCCGCGCTGATCGGCATCGGCGTGGCGGGCGGCTGGGCGGCGGCGCGCTTCCGCGGCGCGGCGGGCAAATTCCTGCCGTTCCTCTACCTCGCCAACGCGGCGTTCCTGCTGTTCCTCGCCTACGGCCTCGCCCGGCCCGCGTTCGACGCGGGTATCGGCGGGCATTTCGAGCTCTCCACGGCGGGCGGCCGCACCGTCACCGAGGCGGATTTCCGCGGCAAGGCGCTGGTGGTCTACTTCGGCTACACCTTCTGCCCGGACATCTGCCCCACCAGCCTGATCCAGATCGCCGACGGCATCGACCTGCTGCCCGAGGCGGAACGGAGCAAGGTCGCGGCGATCTTCGTCACCGTCGATCCGCAGCGCGACACCCCGGAAACCCTCGCCGAATACGTCGGCCACTTCCACCCACAGCTCCTCGGCCTGTCGGGCACCGAGGCGCAGATCGCCCAGGCGGCGCGCGCCTATCACGTTTTCTACAACAGGGTTGAGGGGCAGGGTGCGGCGGAGTATCTGATGGACCATACGACGCTGATCTACCTGATGGGGCCGGACGGCCGCTACCTGCGGAGCTTCCCCCACGACGTCGACCCTGCGGTGCTGGCCGAGGCCCTCGCCCGCGCAACCAAGGACATTCCGTGA
- the cobB gene encoding Cobyrinic acid A,C-diamide synthase yields MSAPGFILAAPASGSGKTLATLGILRAFARRGLRVASAKVGPDYIDPCFHAAATARPCLNLDTWAMRDDTLAGLAGELAHASDLIVAEGVMGLFDGAMVPFGTERDGSTAALARLSGWPVVLVVNVKGQAASAAAVVRGFAAHDPRVRLAGVIFNNVGMGRHLDILREATAAAAPGLRVLGGIPRTPDLSVPERHLGLVQAHEHPDLPGFLDAAADLMEKSLDLDALLALARPATLPPAPVPKPLPPLGQRIAVARDVAFAFAYPAVLDGWRAQGAEISIFSPLADEAPDAAADAVYLPGGYPELHAARLSANATFLSGVRAAVRGGAAAFGECGGYMVLGDAITDADGIAHPMLGLLPVATSFAKRRLHMGYRVATLAAPSALGPRGIRFRAHEFHYASIVSESDSDRLFTVVDASGEARGAVGLARGRVAGSFMHLIDREAP; encoded by the coding sequence GTGAGCGCACCCGGTTTCATCCTCGCCGCGCCCGCCTCCGGTTCGGGCAAGACGCTCGCGACGCTCGGCATCCTGCGCGCGTTCGCGCGCCGCGGCCTGCGCGTCGCCTCCGCCAAGGTCGGGCCGGACTACATCGACCCGTGCTTCCACGCCGCCGCCACCGCCCGGCCGTGCCTCAACCTCGACACCTGGGCGATGCGCGACGACACCCTCGCCGGGCTCGCGGGCGAGCTCGCCCACGCCAGCGATCTGATCGTCGCCGAGGGGGTGATGGGTCTGTTCGACGGCGCAATGGTCCCCTTCGGCACCGAGCGCGACGGCTCCACCGCCGCCCTCGCCCGCCTCTCCGGCTGGCCGGTGGTGCTGGTGGTCAACGTCAAGGGGCAGGCCGCCTCCGCCGCCGCGGTGGTGCGGGGCTTCGCCGCGCACGACCCGCGCGTCCGCCTCGCCGGGGTGATCTTCAACAACGTCGGCATGGGCCGCCATCTCGACATCCTCAGGGAGGCCACCGCCGCCGCCGCGCCCGGCCTCCGCGTGCTGGGCGGCATTCCGCGCACGCCGGACCTTTCGGTTCCGGAACGGCACCTCGGGCTGGTGCAGGCGCACGAGCATCCGGATCTTCCGGGCTTCCTCGACGCGGCCGCCGATCTGATGGAGAAATCCCTCGACCTCGACGCGCTGCTGGCGCTCGCCCGCCCCGCGACCCTGCCGCCCGCACCCGTGCCGAAGCCGCTGCCGCCGCTCGGCCAGCGCATCGCGGTGGCGCGGGACGTCGCGTTCGCCTTCGCCTACCCCGCCGTGCTCGACGGCTGGCGCGCCCAGGGGGCGGAGATCTCGATCTTCTCGCCCCTCGCCGACGAAGCGCCGGATGCGGCGGCGGACGCCGTCTATCTTCCCGGCGGCTATCCCGAGCTGCACGCGGCCCGGCTTTCCGCCAACGCAACGTTCCTCTCCGGCGTGCGCGCCGCGGTGCGGGGCGGCGCGGCGGCGTTCGGCGAATGCGGGGGATACATGGTCCTCGGCGACGCGATCACCGACGCCGACGGCATCGCCCATCCGATGCTCGGCCTGCTGCCGGTCGCCACCAGCTTCGCCAAGCGCCGCCTACACATGGGCTACCGCGTCGCCACCCTCGCCGCCCCCTCGGCGCTCGGGCCGCGCGGCATCCGCTTCCGCGCCCACGAGTTCCACTACGCCTCGATCGTTTCGGAATCCGACAGCGACCGGCTGTTCACCGTCGTCGATGCCTCGGGCGAGGCGCGCGGCGCCGTCGGCCTCGCGCGCGGCCGGGTGGCGGGCTCGTTCATGCACCTGATCGACCGCGAGGCGCCATGA
- a CDS encoding Transcriptional regulator, MarR family, which produces MPAPRERTVARVEIELTRLARVLEAVRRHRSYPIEPAQYLHLCILKAEGPRTVAGLAARLLLDASTVTRQIAAMESAGLVSREPHPTDSRSHLIAPTALGLARAEEMRTGRRARVAQLLADWPEADRAELARLLERLSLGLIGQIERSLADSG; this is translated from the coding sequence ATGCCCGCGCCGCGCGAACGGACCGTCGCCCGCGTCGAAATCGAACTCACCCGCCTGGCGCGGGTGCTGGAGGCGGTGCGCCGCCACCGCAGCTATCCGATCGAACCGGCGCAGTACCTCCACCTCTGCATCCTCAAGGCCGAAGGGCCGCGCACGGTGGCCGGTCTCGCCGCGCGCCTGCTGCTCGACGCCTCGACGGTGACGCGGCAGATCGCGGCGATGGAGTCCGCCGGTCTGGTGTCGCGCGAGCCCCACCCCACCGACAGCCGCAGCCATCTCATCGCCCCCACCGCCCTCGGCCTCGCCCGCGCCGAGGAGATGCGCACGGGCCGCCGCGCCCGCGTCGCGCAACTGCTCGCCGACTGGCCCGAAGCCGATCGCGCCGAGCTCGCCCGCCTGCTGGAACGCCTCAGCCTCGGCCTGATCGGCCAGATCGAGCGCAGTCTCGCCGATAGCGGTTGA
- a CDS encoding conserved hypothetical protein (Evidence 4 : Homologs of previously reported genes of unknown function) has translation MAETQLIVCTTCRRAAGGAPAAKAPWPGTRMLEALETRELPEGVTLRPAQCLAACAKGCAVALSGGPEKWTYVYGGLDPAQHADALLDLATLYAGTAEGIVPWFDAPADVRARAVARIPPRG, from the coding sequence TTGGCCGAGACCCAGTTGATCGTCTGCACCACCTGCCGCCGCGCCGCGGGCGGCGCGCCCGCCGCCAAGGCCCCCTGGCCCGGCACGCGGATGCTCGAAGCCCTCGAAACCCGCGAACTGCCCGAAGGCGTGACGCTGCGCCCGGCGCAGTGCCTCGCCGCCTGCGCCAAGGGATGCGCCGTCGCCCTGTCCGGCGGGCCGGAGAAATGGACCTACGTCTACGGCGGCCTCGACCCCGCCCAGCACGCCGACGCCCTGCTCGACCTCGCCACCCTCTACGCTGGAACCGCCGAGGGCATCGTGCCGTGGTTCGACGCGCCCGCCGACGTCCGCGCCCGCGCCGTCGCCCGGATTCCGCCCCGGGGGTAG
- the ycgN gene encoding conserved hypothetical protein (Evidence 4 : Homologs of previously reported genes of unknown function) gives MTDAPFWQTKRLDRMTSAEWESLCDGCGKCCLHKLEDEATGEIAFTRVACRLLDRATARCGDYAHRRIRVPDCVRLTAKGAAKFGWLPRTCAYRLIAEGKPLPDWHHLVCGDPEAVHRAGISVRGRTVGEDEVVDLEDHIVAWPDL, from the coding sequence ATGACCGACGCGCCCTTCTGGCAGACCAAACGCCTCGACCGGATGACCTCCGCCGAGTGGGAAAGCCTGTGCGACGGCTGCGGCAAGTGCTGCCTCCACAAGCTCGAAGACGAAGCCACCGGCGAGATCGCCTTCACCCGCGTCGCCTGCCGCCTGCTCGACCGCGCCACCGCCCGCTGCGGCGACTACGCCCACCGCCGCATCCGCGTGCCCGACTGCGTCCGCCTCACCGCCAAGGGCGCGGCGAAATTCGGCTGGCTGCCGCGCACCTGCGCCTACCGCCTGATCGCCGAGGGCAAGCCGTTGCCGGACTGGCATCATCTCGTCTGCGGCGATCCCGAGGCGGTCCACCGCGCCGGAATTTCGGTGCGCGGCCGCACCGTCGGCGAGGACGAGGTGGTCGACCTCGAAGATCACATCGTCGCATGGCCGGATCTCTGA